A genomic window from Caldicellulosiruptor kronotskyensis 2002 includes:
- a CDS encoding sialate O-acetylesterase: protein MSIKLPYLISDSMVLQRNKQINIWGWAEAGKMVTVNFLGKSYTAVADHLGKWKVILPPMNAGGPYTMEIKCQHDTVQIKDILIGDVWVCSGQSNMVLPMERVIDLYPKELDDCNIPFIRQFTVPEKYNFKGPQEELEGGFWDVLSKETLLKFSAVGYFFAKALYKKYNIPIGLIKSCVGGTPIEAWMSSDIVYKFLENPDELEKLKDDSYIEAVSKEEEAKIRAWFDYLNANDAGLNSNPPFFDENSSTSDWKAITIPATWKEMGLDSTIGVVWFKKEIKIPSCMVGKPAKLYLGTIVDSDFTYVNGKLVGSTSYRYPPRKYNIPPGLLKEGKNTIVVRVISNDGNGEFIKGKEYKIFTEDCKIDLKGQWLCKVGVKSPEPSPQQTFWQYKPTGLFNGMIAPLLNYSIKGIIWYQGESNTDRPEGYCKKLCDLVEDWRKKWGDSSLPFLYVQLANFMEPKPQPCDSNWARLREEQRRALLYLDNVGMAVAIDLGEWNDLHPSNKKDVGERLALLAQKVAYGEKDLVASGPLYKSMKIEGNKIILEFSEVGSGLIAKGDSILKHFAIAEKDKRFIWANAVIEGNKVIVWNDSIKNPVYVRYAWADNPEGANLYNKEGLPASPFTTEDEI from the coding sequence ATGTCAATAAAGCTTCCCTATTTGATTAGCGATAGTATGGTTCTTCAAAGAAACAAACAAATAAACATCTGGGGCTGGGCTGAAGCGGGCAAGATGGTAACAGTAAATTTCCTGGGAAAGTCATACACGGCAGTAGCAGACCATTTAGGAAAATGGAAAGTTATCTTGCCACCAATGAATGCCGGCGGTCCGTATACTATGGAAATAAAATGTCAGCATGATACTGTTCAAATCAAAGATATTCTTATTGGTGATGTATGGGTATGTTCTGGACAGTCAAACATGGTTTTGCCGATGGAGAGAGTCATCGATTTGTACCCCAAAGAGCTTGATGACTGCAATATTCCGTTTATCAGACAGTTTACAGTCCCTGAAAAATACAATTTTAAAGGTCCTCAGGAAGAGTTAGAAGGTGGTTTTTGGGATGTTCTCAGCAAAGAAACACTTCTTAAGTTTTCTGCTGTAGGATACTTTTTTGCAAAAGCGCTCTATAAAAAATACAATATACCAATTGGATTGATTAAATCATGTGTTGGTGGAACACCAATTGAGGCGTGGATGAGCAGTGATATAGTATACAAATTTCTTGAAAATCCCGATGAACTTGAAAAACTCAAAGATGACAGTTATATAGAAGCTGTATCTAAAGAAGAGGAAGCTAAAATAAGAGCTTGGTTTGATTATTTAAACGCAAACGATGCTGGTCTTAATAGCAATCCTCCATTTTTTGATGAAAATTCTTCTACATCTGACTGGAAAGCTATAACCATACCAGCTACATGGAAAGAGATGGGGCTTGATTCAACAATAGGTGTTGTATGGTTCAAAAAAGAAATAAAAATACCTTCTTGCATGGTTGGAAAACCAGCAAAATTATATCTTGGGACAATAGTTGACAGCGATTTTACATATGTCAACGGAAAACTTGTTGGTTCAACTTCATACCGGTATCCGCCAAGAAAATATAATATACCCCCCGGACTTTTAAAAGAAGGAAAAAACACAATTGTTGTAAGAGTAATAAGCAATGATGGAAATGGAGAGTTTATAAAAGGAAAAGAATATAAAATATTTACAGAAGATTGCAAGATAGACCTCAAAGGTCAGTGGCTGTGCAAGGTGGGTGTTAAAAGCCCAGAACCTTCGCCGCAACAAACTTTTTGGCAGTACAAACCTACAGGTCTTTTTAATGGAATGATTGCACCACTATTAAATTACAGTATAAAAGGTATAATATGGTATCAAGGTGAATCCAATACAGACAGGCCTGAGGGTTACTGCAAAAAACTGTGTGATCTTGTTGAAGATTGGAGAAAGAAATGGGGTGATAGCAGTCTGCCTTTTTTATACGTCCAGCTTGCGAACTTTATGGAACCAAAACCGCAGCCATGTGATAGCAACTGGGCAAGGTTGAGGGAAGAACAAAGAAGAGCACTTTTGTATCTTGACAATGTGGGAATGGCAGTTGCAATTGACCTTGGTGAGTGGAACGACCTTCATCCATCGAACAAAAAAGATGTGGGTGAAAGACTTGCTTTACTTGCGCAAAAAGTTGCATACGGTGAAAAGGATTTGGTTGCATCCGGGCCTTTATACAAGTCTATGAAAATTGAAGGAAATAAAATTATTTTGGAATTTTCAGAAGTCGGAAGTGGACTTATTGCAAAAGGTGATAGTATACTTAAACATTTTGCAATTGCTGAAAAAGATAAAAGATTTATTTGGGCAAATGCTGTTATTGAAGGTAACAAAGTTATTGTTTGGAACGATAGTATTAAAAATCCTGTTTACGTGCGATACGCTTGGGCTGACAATCCAGAAGGCGCAAATCTTTATAACAAAGAAGGATTGCCTGCATCACCTTTTACAACCGAAGATGAGATTTAA
- a CDS encoding polysaccharide deacetylase family protein → MKVSYLFPNGRSKALTVSYDDGQVYDRKLVSIFNEYGIKGTFFLNSETLGKDIFIQPDEVATLYKGHEVGIHAKTHPFLDSIPLEGIIEEIIEDRKYLETLVGYPVKGMSYPYGVYNEDVVKILPSLGIEYSRTVNSTYNFNMPANFIVWNPTCHHKQNLLEITKRFLEIEYKNQLQLLYVWGHSFEFERENNWDLIKEFCKMVAKSSSVWFATNIEIVRYIKALKMLEFSVEKNVVYNPSAISVWLLVNGNVVEVSGGQIVVLK, encoded by the coding sequence ATGAAAGTAAGCTATCTGTTTCCTAATGGCAGGTCCAAGGCTCTTACAGTAAGCTATGATGACGGACAGGTATATGACAGAAAACTTGTCAGCATATTTAACGAATATGGGATTAAAGGAACCTTCTTTTTAAACTCTGAAACTCTTGGCAAAGACATCTTTATCCAACCTGATGAAGTTGCAACTCTTTACAAAGGGCATGAAGTTGGCATACATGCGAAAACCCACCCTTTTTTAGATTCTATTCCCCTTGAAGGTATAATCGAAGAGATTATTGAAGACAGGAAATACTTAGAGACTCTGGTTGGATATCCTGTCAAAGGAATGTCATACCCATATGGCGTTTACAATGAAGATGTGGTAAAAATTTTGCCATCACTCGGCATTGAGTATTCAAGAACAGTAAATTCTACTTATAACTTTAACATGCCAGCAAACTTTATTGTTTGGAATCCAACCTGCCATCACAAACAAAATCTGCTTGAAATTACAAAGAGATTTTTGGAAATAGAATACAAAAATCAACTTCAGCTTTTGTATGTGTGGGGACACAGTTTTGAATTTGAACGGGAAAACAACTGGGATTTAATTAAAGAGTTTTGCAAGATGGTTGCAAAATCAAGTTCTGTCTGGTTTGCAACAAATATAGAAATTGTAAGATACATCAAGGCACTGAAGATGCTTGAGTTTTCTGTAGAAAAAAATGTTGTTTATAATCCTTCAGCTATTTCAGTATGGCTTTTGGTTAATGGCAATGTTGTTGAGGTAAGCGGTGGTCAGATTGTAGTTCTTAAATAA
- a CDS encoding endo-1,4-beta-xylanase — MDRYNHRKSQMLLKITTADGKPLKNAEIAVRQIKHKFLFGCAEFSVVPFVNGEFSGDFKEKAEMAFEKFVELFNFATLPFYWGRFEPVRGKPDTQRLKNAAQWLKNAGFVLKGHPLCWHTVTADWLLELTNDQILEAQLMRIKREVSDFAGLIDMWDVINEVVIMPNFNKYDNGITRICKQFGRMGLVKMVFDAAREANPKATLLINDYIVSDAYEILIEALLDKGVKIDAIGIQSHMHQGFWGVEKTQEVLERFSRFGLPLHFTEVTLISGKLMPPYIKDLNDYKPESWPSTIECEERQAMEATLFYKILFSHPLVEAITWWNFIDTFAWLGAPAGFITKDGRIKPIYDALYNLIKNDWWTGTQTLVTDHDGFVRVSGFMGEYEVSFKDKKSKFTLDRKYEVAQIIL, encoded by the coding sequence TTGGATAGATACAATCATCGAAAAAGCCAGATGTTATTGAAAATTACCACAGCTGATGGTAAACCCTTGAAAAATGCTGAAATTGCAGTTCGTCAAATCAAACACAAGTTTTTATTTGGATGTGCAGAATTTTCAGTTGTCCCTTTTGTAAACGGTGAGTTTTCTGGTGACTTTAAAGAAAAAGCTGAAATGGCTTTTGAAAAATTTGTTGAACTTTTTAATTTCGCAACCCTTCCTTTTTACTGGGGCAGATTCGAACCTGTTAGAGGAAAGCCAGATACTCAGCGACTTAAAAACGCTGCTCAATGGCTTAAAAATGCCGGATTTGTTCTCAAAGGTCATCCACTTTGCTGGCACACAGTCACTGCTGACTGGCTTTTGGAACTTACTAACGACCAGATTTTAGAAGCACAACTTATGCGTATAAAACGCGAGGTAAGCGATTTTGCCGGTCTTATCGATATGTGGGATGTAATAAACGAGGTTGTAATAATGCCAAACTTTAACAAATATGACAATGGAATTACTAGAATTTGCAAACAATTTGGCAGGATGGGTCTTGTTAAAATGGTGTTTGACGCAGCAAGAGAAGCAAATCCAAAAGCTACTTTGCTAATCAACGACTATATTGTATCAGATGCATATGAAATTTTAATTGAGGCGTTGCTTGACAAAGGCGTGAAGATTGATGCAATAGGAATACAGTCACATATGCACCAGGGTTTCTGGGGAGTTGAGAAGACTCAAGAGGTGCTTGAAAGATTTTCACGTTTTGGTTTGCCACTTCACTTTACAGAAGTCACATTAATTTCAGGAAAGCTTATGCCTCCATATATAAAAGACCTCAACGACTATAAACCTGAAAGTTGGCCATCAACCATAGAGTGCGAAGAAAGACAGGCAATGGAAGCAACGCTGTTTTACAAAATACTCTTTTCACATCCGCTTGTTGAAGCAATTACCTGGTGGAATTTCATTGATACTTTTGCTTGGCTTGGCGCACCAGCAGGCTTTATTACAAAAGACGGAAGGATAAAACCAATCTATGATGCTCTTTATAATCTCATTAAAAATGATTGGTGGACAGGCACACAAACCCTTGTCACAGACCACGATGGTTTTGTGAGAGTATCAGGTTTTATGGGCGAATATGAAGTATCTTTCAAAGATAAAAAATCAAAATTTACTCTTGACAGGAAATATGAAGTTGCTCAGATAATTCTATAA
- a CDS encoding biotin transporter BioY — protein sequence MENAKSTNTTKMLILSALFAAIVAVCAQISFQIGPVPFTLQVFAIFLASLILPPKYAFLSLLVYDLLGAVGVPVFAGFSGGLSKFIGPTGGYLIAFPIAAFVISYINTKKPLKNEIANSILALILGLAIIYIIGFLYLSWAAHMTLKQAFAAGVLPFIIPDIIKLAIAYLIARAIKSRKALNIA from the coding sequence ATGGAAAATGCAAAGAGCACAAATACTACAAAAATGCTTATTTTGTCTGCGCTTTTTGCGGCAATTGTTGCTGTGTGTGCACAAATTTCATTTCAAATTGGACCTGTGCCATTTACACTGCAGGTTTTTGCAATCTTTTTGGCAAGCTTGATTCTTCCACCAAAATACGCTTTTTTGAGTCTTCTTGTGTATGACCTTTTAGGGGCTGTCGGCGTGCCTGTGTTTGCTGGCTTTTCCGGTGGACTTTCTAAATTTATAGGACCCACTGGCGGGTATTTGATAGCATTCCCAATCGCAGCTTTTGTTATAAGCTACATAAATACCAAAAAGCCATTAAAAAATGAAATAGCAAACTCTATCTTGGCACTCATCTTAGGACTTGCAATTATCTATATCATTGGATTTTTGTATCTGTCGTGGGCTGCGCATATGACACTCAAACAAGCTTTTGCAGCAGGTGTTCTGCCATTTATAATCCCCGACATCATAAAACTTGCAATTGCATATTTGATTGCCCGCGCAATAAAAAGTCGCAAAGCGCTGAATATCGCATAG
- the recD2 gene encoding SF1B family DNA helicase RecD2 yields MQQNIQGMVSDIIYKNMENNYTVFEIICDDEVFTAVGIVPDIAIGEKVSVYGEFYVHPVYGQQLKVSYLEKLLPQTKDEIYLYLSSGVIKGIGQKTAKKIVDTFGDDTARILQQEPEKLLSIRGMTPEKVERIKNMFAFQKFLKDIMSIFSQYGLSQNHAMRLFKLYGFSALSLLQENPYFLLDVFPELDFKKVDRLALEMGVMPDDKRRISAKILNLLTLAANNEGHTCLPENRLKQLCIRTLDLPVEKIEEALEALSQERRIVKDEVDSQEMVFLYGYYECERYIADKILSMLKEYDDIDNIDRKISSFEEKNGIAFSPNQKKAIKMALTQGVSIITGGPGTGKTTIIKCIIQIFEGEGKKVFLCAPTGRAAKRMQAACERESKTIHRLLEMTVLDTHVIFQKGPNNPLKCDVIVVDEMSMVDSFLMNYLLAATKPSTRIVLVGDKDQLPSVGAGNVLKDLIKSQIVPCTTLTEVYRQSENSFIVLNAHRINRGEFPHLQKESDFYFIQKNSQQEILKTIIDLVTKKLPNYLSCDPMTDIQVLCPSKKGIVGMYNLNRVLQQYLNPPHPSKKEYAYKENLFRVGDKVMQVKNNYSLEYEIVQGEEKGRVSTGIFNGDIGVVRDIDRAQGTLEILFDDEKLVYYDFSLLDDLELAYAMTVHKSQGSEFRCIVMPIVETYPILMTRNLLYTAVTRAKELVVLVGKKSALEYMIANQKEAMRYSALCDFLLRGQSNMQLQVL; encoded by the coding sequence ATGCAGCAAAACATTCAGGGCATGGTAAGTGATATAATCTACAAGAATATGGAAAATAATTATACAGTGTTTGAGATAATATGTGACGATGAGGTGTTCACAGCAGTAGGGATAGTTCCAGACATTGCAATTGGTGAAAAGGTAAGCGTATACGGTGAGTTTTATGTTCATCCGGTATATGGTCAGCAACTTAAAGTAAGTTACCTTGAGAAGCTATTGCCACAGACAAAGGATGAGATTTATCTTTATCTTTCCTCTGGGGTGATAAAAGGTATCGGTCAAAAGACTGCAAAAAAAATTGTTGATACCTTTGGGGATGACACAGCAAGGATTTTGCAACAAGAGCCTGAAAAGCTTTTGAGTATTCGCGGCATGACACCTGAAAAGGTTGAGCGGATAAAGAATATGTTCGCATTCCAGAAATTTTTGAAAGATATCATGTCAATCTTTTCACAGTACGGGCTTTCACAAAACCACGCAATGAGACTTTTTAAGCTTTATGGATTTTCTGCTCTATCACTTTTACAGGAAAATCCATATTTTCTTTTAGATGTATTCCCTGAGCTTGACTTTAAAAAAGTTGACAGGCTTGCGCTTGAAATGGGAGTTATGCCAGACGACAAGAGAAGGATATCTGCAAAAATACTCAATCTTTTAACGCTGGCAGCAAACAACGAAGGGCACACATGCCTGCCAGAAAATAGGCTCAAACAGCTCTGTATCAGAACACTTGACCTTCCAGTTGAAAAAATAGAAGAGGCACTTGAAGCTCTTTCTCAAGAAAGAAGAATTGTGAAAGATGAAGTTGACTCTCAAGAGATGGTGTTTTTGTACGGCTACTATGAGTGTGAGAGGTATATAGCAGATAAAATCCTGTCAATGCTAAAAGAATATGATGACATTGATAATATAGATAGAAAAATTTCTTCTTTTGAAGAAAAAAACGGTATTGCATTTTCGCCAAATCAGAAAAAAGCTATCAAAATGGCGCTGACACAAGGTGTTAGCATCATAACAGGCGGTCCTGGAACAGGAAAAACTACAATCATAAAATGCATTATTCAGATTTTCGAGGGTGAAGGCAAAAAGGTTTTTCTTTGCGCGCCGACGGGAAGGGCTGCAAAGAGGATGCAGGCAGCATGTGAAAGAGAATCAAAGACAATCCATAGACTATTAGAAATGACAGTATTAGACACACATGTTATTTTTCAGAAAGGACCAAATAATCCCTTAAAATGCGATGTTATTGTGGTTGATGAAATGAGCATGGTAGACAGTTTTCTTATGAACTATCTTCTTGCTGCAACAAAGCCGTCAACCAGAATTGTCCTTGTTGGAGACAAAGACCAGCTTCCATCTGTTGGTGCAGGAAATGTCTTAAAAGACCTTATAAAAAGCCAGATTGTGCCCTGCACTACTTTGACAGAGGTGTATCGCCAGAGCGAAAATAGTTTTATAGTTCTCAACGCTCACAGAATAAACAGAGGTGAGTTTCCACATCTTCAAAAAGAGAGCGATTTTTATTTTATTCAGAAAAATTCTCAGCAAGAGATTTTAAAAACTATAATTGATCTTGTGACCAAAAAACTTCCAAACTATCTTTCGTGCGACCCGATGACAGACATACAAGTTTTGTGCCCTTCCAAAAAGGGAATTGTGGGAATGTACAATCTAAACCGCGTGCTACAGCAGTATCTCAACCCGCCTCATCCATCTAAGAAGGAGTATGCTTACAAAGAAAACTTGTTCAGGGTTGGGGACAAAGTCATGCAGGTGAAAAACAACTATTCGCTGGAATATGAGATTGTACAAGGAGAGGAGAAGGGCAGGGTCTCAACAGGGATATTCAACGGCGACATTGGAGTTGTAAGGGATATCGACAGGGCTCAAGGTACTTTGGAGATTTTGTTTGACGATGAAAAGCTTGTATATTATGACTTTTCGCTGCTTGACGACTTAGAGCTTGCGTATGCCATGACTGTTCACAAATCTCAAGGGTCTGAGTTTAGGTGCATAGTGATGCCCATTGTTGAGACCTACCCCATTTTGATGACAAGAAACCTCCTTTACACAGCTGTTACACGAGCAAAAGAACTTGTTGTGCTGGTGGGTAAAAAAAGCGCTTTAGAGTACATGATAGCAAACCAGAAAGAGGCTATGCGATATTCAGCGCTTTGCGACTTTTTATTGCGCGGGCAATCAAATATGCAATTGCAAGTTTTATGA
- a CDS encoding YvrJ family protein has translation MQDIIANIANIGFPIVLCIYLLTRFESKIDKLSDSIDKLSEKILEMKNN, from the coding sequence ATGCAAGATATAATTGCCAACATTGCCAACATAGGTTTTCCGATTGTGCTTTGCATATATCTTCTTACAAGGTTTGAAAGCAAGATAGACAAGCTCTCTGACAGCATTGACAAGCTTTCTGAAAAGATTTTGGAAATGAAAAATAATTGA
- a CDS encoding DUF2922 domain-containing protein — translation MLTLVLTFKLQNGKNFRLSIPDPKPSLTAAEVDSVMNLIVQKNIFVTSSPIVEKVSARIVDREVNTLIGQ, via the coding sequence ATGCTTACTCTGGTGTTGACATTCAAGCTTCAAAACGGAAAAAACTTCAGACTTTCAATCCCCGACCCTAAACCAAGCTTAACAGCTGCTGAGGTTGACAGTGTGATGAACTTGATTGTTCAAAAGAACATATTTGTAACATCAAGTCCAATTGTTGAAAAGGTATCAGCAAGAATTGTTGACAGAGAGGTAAACACTTTAATCGGACAATAA
- a CDS encoding DUF1659 domain-containing protein, translating into MAAKPLVGSLQLKLENGTTSTGKIRLKTLSFDIKPEAQDMDVYQVGQAIASLQSKPLYTIIRSNNFELLY; encoded by the coding sequence ATGGCAGCAAAACCACTTGTAGGCTCATTGCAGCTCAAACTTGAAAACGGCACAACATCCACTGGCAAGATAAGGCTCAAGACACTCTCTTTTGATATCAAGCCAGAAGCGCAGGATATGGATGTGTATCAGGTTGGCCAAGCAATTGCAAGCCTTCAGTCAAAGCCGCTGTACACAATTATAAGAAGCAACAACTTTGAGCTTTTATACTAA
- the spoVAC gene encoding stage V sporulation protein AC translates to MNIKDKKVSEYQTLVKANEPKTNSFKNCILAFLVGGVICDVGQVFLNLYSKFFPKDEAQILTSITMIFLGAFLTGLGVYDKIGAFAGAGSIVPITGFANSIVSPAIEYKKEGFVFGVGSKMFLIAGPVLVYGISTSILVGLLYYLIKVFPGI, encoded by the coding sequence GTGAATATAAAAGATAAGAAAGTTTCTGAATACCAGACACTTGTAAAAGCAAACGAGCCAAAGACAAACTCTTTTAAAAACTGCATCTTGGCATTCTTAGTTGGCGGGGTTATCTGTGATGTTGGTCAGGTGTTTTTGAATCTCTATAGTAAATTCTTTCCAAAAGACGAAGCACAGATTCTTACATCTATCACAATGATATTTCTTGGGGCTTTTCTGACAGGTCTTGGAGTGTATGATAAAATTGGTGCTTTTGCTGGAGCTGGCTCAATAGTTCCCATCACAGGGTTTGCAAATTCTATTGTCTCGCCTGCAATTGAGTACAAAAAAGAGGGGTTTGTGTTTGGCGTTGGTAGCAAGATGTTTTTGATTGCCGGACCTGTTCTTGTATACGGAATTTCCACATCCATACTGGTTGGGCTTTTGTACTACCTTATCAAAGTATTTCCTGGGATATGA
- the spoVAD gene encoding stage V sporulation protein AD, which translates to MKLGRSTYRFESNVAISDCFTVVGKKEGQGPLSIYFDMVIEDEYAGQKSWELAEGKLLNIAITKLLQRVGENPNNIDLILSGDLLNQLSSSHFAVRDLDIPFVGIYGACSTFALSVGLASIFVDSNFAKNVIAATSSHFCSAEKQFRYPLELGTQRPPTSQWTVTGAAAFLIKQEDDLHSPKITHFTVGRILDFGIKDPNNMGAAMAPAAFDTIMRHFSDTKRSFDYYDLIITGDLGYVGRKLLDELFKKEGIKFSYELFDCGILMFDPKTQNTGAGASGCAASACVFGGYLYKLLREKTFEKILIVPTGALMSQSTVQLGESIPVIAHALAIEML; encoded by the coding sequence ATGAAGCTGGGAAGGTCAACATACAGATTTGAATCAAATGTGGCTATATCCGACTGCTTTACAGTTGTTGGGAAAAAAGAGGGGCAGGGTCCTCTTTCAATATATTTTGACATGGTCATTGAAGATGAGTATGCAGGACAAAAGTCTTGGGAGCTTGCTGAGGGAAAGCTTTTAAACATCGCAATTACAAAGCTTTTGCAAAGGGTAGGGGAAAACCCAAATAACATAGACCTGATTTTAAGCGGTGACCTTTTAAACCAGCTTTCAAGCTCACACTTTGCTGTAAGAGACCTTGATATTCCGTTTGTTGGCATATACGGCGCATGTTCTACCTTTGCCTTGAGCGTTGGGCTTGCTTCGATATTTGTGGATAGCAATTTTGCAAAAAATGTGATAGCTGCAACATCGTCTCACTTTTGCTCTGCCGAAAAGCAGTTCAGATACCCTTTGGAGCTTGGAACACAAAGACCTCCAACATCACAGTGGACTGTAACAGGTGCTGCTGCATTTTTGATAAAGCAAGAAGATGATTTGCATTCCCCCAAAATTACACACTTCACAGTTGGCAGAATACTTGATTTTGGAATAAAAGACCCAAACAACATGGGAGCTGCAATGGCACCTGCTGCGTTTGACACTATCATGAGGCACTTTTCCGATACAAAGAGAAGTTTTGATTATTATGACTTGATAATCACAGGTGATTTAGGGTATGTTGGAAGAAAGCTTTTAGATGAGCTTTTCAAGAAGGAAGGGATAAAATTTTCTTATGAGCTTTTTGACTGTGGAATTTTGATGTTTGACCCAAAAACTCAAAATACAGGCGCTGGAGCAAGTGGTTGCGCAGCCTCTGCCTGTGTATTTGGCGGGTATCTTTATAAGCTCTTACGTGAGAAAACTTTTGAAAAAATTTTGATTGTGCCAACAGGTGCTTTGATGTCGCAATCAACAGTTCAGCTTGGTGAAAGCATCCCTGTGATTGCCCATGCACTTGCCATTGAGATGTTGTAG
- the spoVAE gene encoding stage V sporulation protein AE, which produces MDYLRAFLVGGLICVVGQILIDKTKLTSARVLVLFVTLGVVMQGLGIYQKLVEFAGAGATVPLPGFGYSLAKGAIDEVSRVGIVGAFTGGVSRTAGGISAAVFFGYIISLIFNPKSK; this is translated from the coding sequence ATGGATTACTTGAGAGCATTCTTAGTTGGAGGACTCATTTGTGTTGTGGGACAAATTCTCATTGACAAGACAAAACTCACATCTGCACGGGTTCTTGTTTTGTTTGTAACGCTCGGGGTAGTAATGCAAGGACTTGGGATATATCAAAAACTTGTTGAGTTTGCCGGGGCAGGGGCAACAGTGCCCTTGCCCGGCTTTGGATATTCTTTGGCAAAAGGTGCAATTGATGAGGTATCGAGAGTTGGTATTGTTGGAGCGTTTACAGGTGGCGTTTCAAGAACAGCTGGTGGCATCTCTGCTGCAGTATTTTTCGGTTATATAATATCGCTGATTTTCAATCCAAAAAGTAAGTAG
- the csx20 gene encoding CRISPR-associated protein Csx20 gives MNKLFLIFNHQLSQEQEKEAREALKVEEIVNLPPELQDFWSNIPPDVELSEEMFKDITAFLIQNRGKKENFCLIQGDFGATVYLVSWCFKNGFVPIYATTKRFAKEVVRSDGTVELLKVFKHERFRRYILCR, from the coding sequence TTGAACAAACTATTTTTAATTTTCAACCACCAACTTTCTCAAGAACAAGAAAAAGAAGCAAGAGAAGCTTTAAAGGTTGAGGAAATTGTAAATCTTCCCCCTGAACTTCAGGATTTTTGGAGCAACATTCCGCCAGATGTAGAACTTTCAGAAGAAATGTTTAAAGATATCACAGCGTTTTTGATTCAAAACAGAGGTAAAAAAGAAAACTTTTGCCTTATCCAAGGTGACTTTGGAGCAACAGTTTACCTTGTAAGCTGGTGTTTTAAAAATGGCTTTGTGCCCATTTATGCAACAACAAAAAGGTTCGCAAAGGAAGTTGTGAGGTCCGATGGAACTGTTGAGCTTCTTAAGGTTTTCAAACATGAAAGGTTCAGAAGATACATTCTGTGCAGGTAG
- a CDS encoding stage V sporulation protein S: MEVLKVAATSMPQKVANALAAIVKEQGEAELQAVGASAVNQAVKAIAIARGKVAPNGIDLYVIPAFADIVIDGEKKTAIKFIVKSR; this comes from the coding sequence ATGGAAGTTTTAAAAGTTGCTGCTACATCAATGCCTCAGAAAGTTGCAAACGCGCTTGCTGCAATTGTAAAAGAACAGGGTGAAGCAGAACTTCAGGCTGTTGGTGCATCTGCTGTAAACCAAGCTGTAAAAGCTATTGCTATTGCTCGTGGAAAGGTTGCTCCAAATGGAATTGACCTCTATGTAATTCCTGCATTTGCAGACATTGTAATTGACGGTGAAAAGAAAACAGCTATAAAGTTTATTGTAAAGTCAAGATAA